The Lentzea guizhouensis genome contains a region encoding:
- a CDS encoding winged helix-turn-helix domain-containing protein yields the protein MSADVARRIALGAQGFTDVRPAVATRRHLQRVLSRVQLLQIDSVNVAVRAHYMPLFSRLGAYESVLLDDAAWTHSSRKPRMLVETWAHEASLVPVADWPLFHSGAKKRGWWQNYQTLVERSPQLVDEVLAAVKELGPIGAGALEKALMGERGRAKGPWWDWSEVKRICEVLFGVGVLTTGTRRGFERLYDLTERVIPADVLAQRWTPDEGARELVTRAAVALGVATEPDLRDYYRLDPRRSQAAVASLAQDGVLEPVSVDGWRGPAYRHVDAKAPRRVTGRALLCPFDPLIWERARTERIFGFRYRIEIYVPEPRRVHGYYVFPFLLDGELVARVDIKADRAAGVLRVQSAFAEAGVDRPRVAVELAAELAHMAEWLGLEDVLVVPKGDLAGELAAAHASGGG from the coding sequence GGCCGGCGGTGGCCACGCGCAGGCACCTGCAACGGGTGCTGTCGCGGGTGCAGCTGTTGCAGATCGACTCGGTGAACGTGGCGGTGCGCGCCCACTACATGCCCCTGTTCTCGCGCTTGGGGGCGTATGAGTCCGTGCTGCTCGACGACGCGGCGTGGACGCACTCGTCGCGCAAGCCGCGGATGCTGGTGGAGACGTGGGCGCACGAGGCGTCGCTGGTGCCGGTCGCGGACTGGCCGCTGTTCCACTCCGGCGCGAAGAAACGCGGTTGGTGGCAGAACTACCAGACGTTGGTGGAGCGCTCGCCCCAGCTCGTCGACGAGGTGCTGGCGGCGGTCAAGGAGCTCGGCCCGATCGGTGCGGGCGCGCTGGAGAAGGCGCTGATGGGCGAGCGGGGCCGGGCGAAGGGCCCGTGGTGGGACTGGTCGGAGGTCAAGCGGATCTGCGAGGTGCTGTTCGGCGTCGGCGTGCTGACGACGGGCACGCGCCGCGGCTTCGAACGCCTCTACGACCTCACCGAGCGCGTCATCCCGGCGGACGTGCTGGCCCAGCGGTGGACACCGGACGAGGGCGCGCGCGAACTGGTCACGCGAGCGGCCGTGGCGCTGGGCGTCGCCACCGAGCCGGACCTGCGCGACTACTACCGCCTCGACCCGCGCCGCTCGCAGGCGGCGGTGGCGTCGCTGGCGCAGGACGGCGTGCTGGAACCGGTGTCGGTCGACGGCTGGCGCGGCCCCGCCTACCGGCACGTCGACGCGAAGGCCCCGCGCCGGGTCACCGGGCGGGCGCTGCTGTGCCCGTTCGACCCGCTGATCTGGGAGCGGGCCAGGACCGAGCGGATCTTCGGCTTCCGGTACCGCATCGAGATCTACGTGCCGGAGCCGCGGCGGGTGCACGGCTACTACGTGTTCCCGTTCCTGCTGGACGGCGAGCTGGTGGCACGCGTGGACATCAAGGCGGACCGGGCGGCGGGGGTGCTGCGGGTGCAGTCGGCGTTCGCGGAGGCCGGGGTGGACCGGCCGCGGGTGGCGGTGGAGCTGGCGGCGGAGCTGGCGCACATGGCGGAGTGGCTGGGGCTGGAGGACGTGCTGGTGGTGCCGAAGGGGGATCTGGCGGGAGAGCTGGCGGCGGCGCACGCGTCGGGTGGTGGGTGA
- a CDS encoding aldo/keto reductase gives MQKRQLGNTGPVVSAIGLGCMGMSNAYGPADRDESIATIHAAMDAEVTLLDTGDFYGQGHNELLIREAIKGRRDEVQLSVKFGGMRDRAGAFIGFDTRPAAVANFLAYSLERLGTDYVDVYRPARLDPSVPIEETVGAIAEQVEKGWVRHIGLSEVGAETLRRAHAVHPIVDLQIEYGLLSRGIEAEILPTAQELGVGITAYGVLSRGLISATPAREFPADDYRSHTPRFQGDNLAHNLGLVETLNGIAASKGVTVAQLAIAWAGRVENVVPLVGTTKRARLSEAIGALDVEFTEQELREIDAVVPVGAAAGTRYAAEQMAMLDSER, from the coding sequence ATGCAGAAGCGTCAGCTCGGCAACACCGGCCCGGTCGTGTCCGCCATCGGGTTGGGCTGCATGGGCATGTCCAACGCGTACGGCCCGGCCGACCGGGACGAGAGCATCGCGACGATCCACGCCGCGATGGACGCCGAGGTCACGTTGCTCGACACCGGTGACTTCTACGGTCAGGGCCACAACGAGCTGCTGATCCGCGAGGCGATCAAGGGGCGGCGGGACGAGGTGCAGCTCAGCGTGAAGTTCGGGGGCATGCGGGACCGGGCCGGCGCGTTCATCGGGTTCGACACGCGTCCGGCGGCGGTGGCCAACTTCCTGGCGTACTCGCTGGAGCGGCTGGGCACGGACTACGTCGACGTCTACCGGCCGGCGCGGCTCGACCCGAGCGTGCCGATCGAGGAGACGGTCGGTGCGATCGCCGAGCAGGTCGAGAAGGGCTGGGTGCGGCACATCGGGCTGTCGGAGGTGGGGGCGGAGACGCTCAGGAGGGCGCACGCGGTGCACCCGATCGTCGACCTGCAGATCGAGTACGGCCTGCTCAGCAGGGGCATCGAGGCGGAGATCCTGCCGACCGCGCAGGAGCTCGGCGTCGGCATCACGGCGTACGGCGTGCTGTCGCGCGGGCTCATCTCGGCCACGCCCGCGAGGGAGTTCCCGGCCGACGACTACCGCAGCCACACCCCGCGGTTCCAGGGCGACAACCTGGCCCACAACCTCGGGCTGGTCGAGACGCTCAACGGCATCGCCGCGAGCAAGGGCGTCACCGTCGCGCAGCTCGCGATCGCGTGGGCCGGGCGCGTGGAGAACGTGGTGCCGCTCGTCGGCACGACCAAGCGTGCGAGGCTGAGCGAGGCGATCGGTGCGCTCGACGTCGAGTTCACCGAGCAGGAACTGCGGGAGATCGACGCCGTTGTTCCGGTGGGGGCCGCGGCGGGCACGCGGTACGCCGCCGAGCAGATGGCGATGCTGGACAGCGAGAGGTGA
- a CDS encoding TetR family transcriptional regulator has protein sequence MAEVLTGEAILVATEEVLRRYGPAKATVVDVAKALGVSHGSVYRHFPTKAALREAVTRRWLDVVHAEFEAIVEQEGTAAERLRVWLQALFDKKRRSHLEEPELFENFQVLVKESASIPEYHVRHMVGILTRIIRAGVETQEFVTDDVDVTAQAVWDATDKFHHPSHAREWGNPHIQAEFDAVVSLVVAGLRYNRSPSATGDA, from the coding sequence GTGGCGGAGGTGTTGACCGGGGAGGCGATCCTCGTGGCGACCGAAGAGGTCCTGCGCAGGTACGGGCCGGCCAAGGCGACGGTGGTCGACGTCGCCAAGGCGCTCGGGGTCAGCCACGGCAGCGTCTACCGCCACTTCCCGACCAAGGCCGCGTTGCGCGAGGCCGTGACGCGGCGCTGGCTCGACGTGGTGCACGCCGAGTTCGAGGCCATCGTCGAGCAGGAGGGCACCGCGGCGGAGCGGTTGCGGGTGTGGCTGCAGGCGTTGTTCGACAAGAAGCGCCGCTCGCACCTCGAGGAACCGGAGCTGTTCGAGAACTTCCAGGTGCTGGTCAAGGAAAGCGCGAGCATTCCCGAGTACCACGTCCGGCACATGGTGGGGATCCTCACGCGCATCATCCGCGCGGGAGTGGAAACCCAGGAGTTCGTGACGGACGACGTCGACGTGACGGCGCAGGCGGTGTGGGACGCGACGGACAAGTTCCACCACCCGTCGCACGCCCGGGAGTGGGGGAATCCTCACATCCAGGCCGAGTTCGACGCGGTCGTCTCCCTGGTCGTCGCTGGACTGCGGTACAACCGAAGTCCAAGTGCCACAGGCGATGCTTGA
- a CDS encoding DUF4097 family beta strand repeat-containing protein — protein sequence MTEPSSEPSGVVRHQSFEFAGVAEIDISLLSGRVQVQLVNEPGVHVEVRHDPAAGNTWTEGLSSVLSWVSGQFGPDKGGAAPAGPEDAVREARVELLGNRLRIESSKALPLRAVPLSVVVTAPAGSHVQSKTGAADVSVTGEAGRVDLNTGTGNVNVDRATGEAKVNSGSGTVRLGTMLARLKAKTGSGDVEVSSVGDNAVLITGTGDVWLGAVQGDVMVRTGSGDLTVADAAAGEIQLGTGSGNIRVGIRSGTLAKIDLVSTSGGARSDLDVSDVPLGDAALTITGRTGSGSALVTAATS from the coding sequence ATGACCGAACCGTCGAGTGAACCGTCAGGCGTGGTGCGCCACCAGAGCTTCGAGTTCGCGGGAGTCGCGGAGATCGACATCTCGCTGCTCAGCGGCCGGGTGCAGGTGCAGCTGGTCAACGAGCCGGGTGTGCACGTCGAGGTGCGGCACGACCCGGCCGCCGGCAACACCTGGACCGAGGGCCTGTCCAGCGTGCTGAGCTGGGTCAGCGGCCAGTTCGGTCCCGACAAGGGCGGCGCCGCGCCGGCCGGGCCGGAGGACGCCGTGCGGGAGGCCCGCGTGGAGCTGCTGGGCAACCGCCTGCGCATCGAGTCGTCGAAGGCGCTGCCGTTGCGCGCGGTGCCGTTGTCGGTCGTCGTGACGGCGCCGGCGGGGTCTCACGTGCAGTCCAAGACCGGTGCCGCCGACGTGTCGGTGACGGGCGAGGCAGGCCGGGTGGACCTGAACACGGGCACCGGCAACGTCAACGTGGACCGCGCGACCGGCGAGGCCAAGGTGAACTCGGGCTCCGGCACGGTCCGCCTCGGCACGATGCTCGCGCGGCTCAAGGCCAAGACCGGCAGCGGTGACGTGGAGGTGTCGTCGGTGGGCGACAACGCCGTCCTCATCACCGGCACCGGCGACGTGTGGCTGGGCGCGGTGCAGGGTGACGTCATGGTGCGCACCGGCAGCGGCGACCTGACCGTGGCCGACGCCGCCGCCGGCGAGATCCAGCTCGGCACCGGCTCCGGCAACATCCGCGTCGGCATCCGTTCCGGCACCCTCGCCAAGATCGACCTCGTGTCCACGTCCGGCGGTGCCCGCAGCGACCTCGACGTCTCCGACGTGCCTCTGGGCGACGCCGCGCTGACGATCACCGGCCGCACCGGCAGCGGCTCCGCTCTCGTCACCGCCGCCACCAGCTGA
- a CDS encoding toxin-antitoxin system HicB family antitoxin, translated as MDLSPYIASLREDLATAASAGDENTRRTAAALSAALEPAARLAIMNALSDLAAEVTASLEGQVVEVRLAGRDVQVVVTGSAPEQESGPQQDAPPSWGTGDATGDISRITLRMINELKAKAEQAAAAQGVSLNSFIQQAVGGAVHGKHREHWKQQHKGWSGSSGAQAGSRVRGWVQG; from the coding sequence ATGGATCTGTCGCCGTACATCGCGTCACTGCGCGAGGACCTGGCGACGGCCGCATCTGCGGGGGACGAGAACACCCGTCGAACGGCCGCCGCGTTGTCCGCAGCGCTCGAACCAGCCGCGCGACTGGCAATCATGAACGCACTGTCCGACCTGGCCGCCGAGGTCACCGCCTCGCTGGAAGGCCAGGTGGTCGAGGTCCGGCTGGCCGGCCGGGACGTCCAGGTGGTCGTCACCGGCTCGGCTCCCGAGCAGGAGTCCGGCCCGCAGCAGGACGCGCCGCCGAGCTGGGGCACCGGTGACGCCACCGGTGACATCAGCCGCATCACCCTGCGGATGATCAACGAGCTCAAGGCGAAGGCCGAGCAGGCGGCAGCCGCTCAGGGCGTGTCGCTGAACTCGTTCATCCAGCAGGCCGTCGGCGGGGCCGTCCACGGCAAGCACCGGGAGCACTGGAAGCAGCAGCACAAGGGGTGGAGCGGATCGAGCGGTGCCCAGGCCGGGTCACGCGTCCGCGGATGGGTGCAGGGGTGA
- the thyX gene encoding FAD-dependent thymidylate synthase gives MPRVRLVAKTEFIPPDDVPWSTDADGGAALVEFAGRACYQSWDRSNPMTNTNATFLHHLLDVGHLAAFEHGSASLYLTELPRSLTHELIRHRHFSYSQLSQRTDPTDVVEPSLIAEDPELHARFVAATEASLKAYEDLVASLEQRVNGRRARQIARSVLPNATGTEIVVTGNYRSWRHFIAMRATEHINVELRELAVACLRELTKAAPNAFADFVISTLPDGTEVASSPLVVEG, from the coding sequence ATGCCGAGAGTGCGTTTGGTGGCGAAAACCGAGTTCATCCCGCCGGACGACGTGCCGTGGTCGACCGACGCGGACGGCGGCGCGGCGCTCGTCGAGTTCGCCGGCCGGGCCTGTTACCAGTCCTGGGACCGCTCCAACCCCATGACGAACACGAACGCGACGTTCCTGCACCACCTGCTCGACGTCGGGCACCTGGCGGCGTTCGAGCACGGCAGCGCCTCGCTCTACCTCACCGAACTGCCGCGCTCGCTCACCCACGAGCTCATCCGGCACCGGCACTTCTCGTACTCGCAGCTCTCCCAGCGCACCGACCCGACCGACGTCGTCGAGCCGTCGCTGATCGCCGAGGACCCCGAGCTGCACGCGCGGTTCGTCGCGGCCACCGAGGCGAGCCTGAAGGCCTACGAGGACCTGGTGGCCAGCCTGGAGCAGAGGGTCAACGGCCGGCGCGCCCGGCAGATCGCCAGGTCGGTGCTGCCGAACGCGACCGGCACCGAGATCGTCGTGACGGGCAACTACCGCTCGTGGCGGCACTTCATCGCGATGCGCGCGACCGAGCACATCAACGTCGAACTGCGCGAACTGGCCGTGGCGTGCCTGCGCGAGCTGACGAAGGCGGCGCCCAACGCGTTCGCGGACTTCGTCATCTCGACACTCCCGGACGGCACAGAAGTTGCTTCGAGCCCGCTGGTGGTTGAAGGCTGA
- a CDS encoding ACT domain-containing protein, with protein MKRLIVDVRPGEYTVTRLASDAQLPAGLLDLTDVLVSVTRTPAEVSVIAPSSFAVPADTAETGWRLLTVRGPLEFTLTGIMAALAGELAAAGVSLFALSTYDTDHLLVKHTDLERAVAALRAAGHELVVAPEA; from the coding sequence ATGAAGCGGCTCATCGTGGACGTCCGGCCGGGCGAGTACACCGTCACCCGCCTGGCGTCCGACGCACAGCTCCCCGCCGGGCTGCTCGACCTGACCGACGTCCTGGTGTCCGTGACCAGGACGCCCGCCGAGGTGTCGGTCATCGCGCCGTCGTCGTTCGCGGTGCCCGCGGACACCGCCGAGACGGGCTGGCGGCTGCTCACCGTGCGCGGTCCGCTGGAGTTCACGCTCACCGGCATCATGGCCGCGCTCGCGGGTGAACTGGCCGCGGCGGGCGTCTCGCTGTTCGCGTTGTCCACCTACGACACCGACCACCTGCTGGTGAAGCACACCGACCTGGAACGGGCCGTGGCGGCGTTGCGTGCCGCAGGTCACGAACTGGTGGTAGCACCGGAAGCCTAG
- a CDS encoding serine/threonine-protein kinase, with product MHGQAVEPRIIAGRYALMAELGRGGMGIVWRAQDRHIGRFVAIKELHLPDGIAHEERRVLEERALREARTAGKLNDPGIVTVYDAINENGTTYIIMELVEAATLSTLISAHGPMPPNQVVSIALQALTALETAHQAKIVHRDVKPGNLMVRPDGKLKLTDFGIAQAVDDPRLTTSGSLIGSPAYMAPERIHGHEAGPASDLWALGATLCYAVEGWSPFERSSTASTLHAIMSETPRLTRATGVLSAVITGLLIADPNARLSGPQARAMLSSIGNQPTPPTGIPPAATQQYQQNTVAVDPAKKKRTRIIALVAAAAIAVAAFVGGIYAHSWFTSPTGGSTSAMTYGEGGEVPVFALYENYCGVGEVAPTKQLDSDAREECDKPHDFEVFDAIDLLPPSSNLPDAAYPGVETLKNVGVPRCQLMLDSQWIKDGSKLKMSVLVPSQSAWEKDKSGSAQRKIFCVAGNKDGSKLDGTISAKKDN from the coding sequence TTGCACGGACAGGCTGTGGAACCGCGGATCATCGCGGGCAGATACGCCCTGATGGCCGAGCTCGGCCGCGGTGGCATGGGCATCGTGTGGCGCGCACAGGACCGTCACATCGGGCGTTTCGTCGCCATCAAGGAACTGCACCTGCCGGACGGCATCGCGCACGAGGAACGCCGTGTGCTCGAAGAGCGCGCTCTGCGTGAGGCACGCACGGCCGGGAAGTTGAACGACCCCGGCATCGTGACCGTCTACGACGCGATCAACGAGAACGGCACGACGTACATCATCATGGAGCTGGTCGAGGCGGCCACGCTCTCGACGTTGATCAGCGCGCACGGCCCGATGCCGCCGAACCAGGTCGTGTCGATCGCGCTGCAGGCGTTGACGGCGCTGGAGACCGCGCACCAGGCGAAGATCGTGCACCGTGACGTCAAGCCCGGCAACCTGATGGTCCGCCCGGACGGCAAGCTCAAGCTCACCGACTTCGGCATCGCCCAGGCCGTCGACGACCCGCGCCTCACGACCAGCGGCAGCCTCATCGGCTCGCCCGCCTACATGGCGCCGGAACGCATCCACGGCCACGAGGCCGGCCCCGCGTCCGACCTGTGGGCGCTCGGCGCGACCCTCTGCTACGCCGTCGAGGGCTGGAGCCCGTTCGAGCGCTCCTCCACCGCCTCGACGCTGCACGCGATCATGAGCGAGACCCCGCGGCTGACCCGCGCCACCGGCGTGCTGAGCGCCGTGATCACCGGTCTGCTGATCGCCGACCCGAACGCCCGGCTGTCCGGCCCGCAGGCCCGCGCGATGCTCTCCAGCATCGGCAACCAGCCCACGCCGCCCACCGGCATCCCGCCGGCCGCGACCCAGCAGTACCAGCAGAACACGGTCGCCGTCGACCCCGCGAAGAAGAAGCGCACGCGCATCATCGCGTTGGTCGCCGCCGCGGCCATCGCCGTCGCGGCGTTCGTCGGCGGTATCTACGCACACAGCTGGTTCACCTCTCCCACGGGCGGCAGCACCAGCGCGATGACCTACGGCGAGGGCGGCGAGGTGCCGGTCTTCGCCCTGTACGAGAACTACTGCGGCGTCGGCGAGGTCGCGCCCACCAAGCAGCTCGACTCCGACGCCCGCGAGGAGTGCGACAAGCCGCACGACTTCGAGGTGTTCGACGCGATCGACCTGCTCCCGCCCTCGTCGAACCTGCCCGACGCCGCATATCCGGGCGTGGAGACGCTGAAGAACGTCGGCGTCCCGCGCTGCCAGCTCATGCTCGACTCGCAGTGGATCAAGGACGGCTCGAAGCTGAAGATGTCCGTGCTGGTGCCCTCCCAGTCGGCCTGGGAGAAGGACAAGAGCGGCAGCGCCCAGCGCAAGATCTTCTGCGTCGCCGGCAACAAGGACGGCAGCAAGCTCGACGGCACCATCAGCGCGAAGAAGGACAACTAA
- a CDS encoding TIGR03085 family metal-binding protein: MGLARSERKALVELMTELGPEAPTLCSPWLTRDLAAHLAIRERRPDTAPGILVPAFAKWTEKVQDDYAHKAWSELLDLVRTPPFWIQPVDELINAGEYFVHHEDVRRAQPDWEPRPYDASRERTLWKLLPITARMTYRSSPVGVTLVRPDGDHVVAKQGANGVVITGEVTELVMLAFGRDQVRVEYSGDPDAVARVRSLNRSV, encoded by the coding sequence ATGGGTCTGGCTCGTTCCGAACGCAAGGCGCTCGTCGAGCTCATGACCGAGCTCGGCCCGGAGGCGCCGACCCTGTGCAGCCCCTGGCTGACCAGGGACCTCGCCGCCCACCTCGCCATCCGCGAACGCCGCCCGGACACCGCACCGGGCATCTTGGTGCCGGCGTTCGCCAAGTGGACCGAGAAGGTCCAGGACGACTACGCGCACAAGGCGTGGAGCGAGCTGCTCGACCTCGTGCGCACGCCGCCGTTCTGGATCCAGCCGGTCGACGAGCTGATCAACGCGGGCGAGTACTTCGTGCACCACGAGGACGTGCGCCGCGCACAACCCGACTGGGAGCCACGGCCGTACGACGCCTCTCGCGAACGCACGCTGTGGAAGCTGCTGCCGATCACCGCGCGCATGACCTACCGCTCATCGCCCGTCGGGGTGACGTTGGTGCGCCCCGACGGTGACCACGTGGTGGCGAAGCAGGGCGCGAACGGCGTGGTGATCACGGGTGAGGTGACCGAGCTGGTCATGCTCGCGTTCGGGCGGGACCAGGTCCGGGTGGAATACAGCGGCGATCCCGATGCCGTGGCACGGGTGCGGTCGTTGAACCGAAGTGTGTGA
- the dapA gene encoding 4-hydroxy-tetrahydrodipicolinate synthase yields the protein MSGSPYAAPNRPFGRVLTAMVTPFDARGEVDLAKAQELAKHLVDLGNDGLVVNGTTGESPTTTDREKAALITAVVEAVGDRASVVAGAGTYDTAHSIHLVQQAEKAGAHGALVVTPYYSRPPQEGLLAHFTAVADASDLPVMLYDIPPRAVVPIEVDTILRLAEHPRILAVKDAKGDLHAGSRVLANTDLAYYSGDDPLNLPWLAVGAVGFVSVIGHLAADRLRDMADAYEGGDVARAREIHESLLPLLRPFRRVPGVTYTKAALRLRGLDVGDPRLPLVPAAAEDIEAIAAELGVNA from the coding sequence ATGTCCGGAAGCCCGTACGCTGCGCCGAACCGCCCGTTCGGCCGCGTTCTCACCGCCATGGTCACGCCCTTCGACGCGCGTGGCGAGGTCGACCTCGCCAAGGCCCAGGAGCTGGCGAAACACCTGGTGGACCTGGGCAACGACGGGCTGGTCGTGAACGGGACGACGGGGGAGAGCCCCACCACGACCGACCGGGAGAAGGCCGCGCTCATCACGGCGGTCGTCGAGGCCGTGGGCGACCGGGCGAGCGTGGTGGCGGGTGCGGGCACCTACGACACGGCGCACAGCATCCACCTCGTGCAGCAGGCCGAGAAGGCGGGCGCGCACGGGGCGCTGGTGGTGACGCCGTACTACTCGCGGCCACCGCAGGAGGGGCTGCTGGCGCACTTCACGGCCGTGGCCGACGCCTCGGACCTGCCGGTCATGCTCTACGACATCCCGCCCCGCGCGGTGGTGCCGATCGAGGTCGACACGATCCTGCGGCTCGCCGAGCACCCGCGGATCCTCGCCGTGAAGGACGCCAAGGGCGACCTGCACGCGGGCAGCCGGGTGCTCGCGAACACCGACCTCGCCTACTACTCGGGCGACGACCCGCTAAACCTGCCGTGGCTCGCCGTGGGCGCGGTCGGGTTCGTGAGCGTCATCGGCCACCTCGCCGCGGACCGGCTGCGGGACATGGCCGACGCCTACGAGGGCGGCGACGTGGCCAGGGCGAGGGAGATCCACGAGTCGCTGCTGCCGCTGCTGCGACCGTTCCGCCGGGTTCCCGGCGTCACTTATACGAAGGCTGCGCTGCGCCTGCGCGGACTGGACGTGGGCGACCCGCGTCTGCCGCTCGTGCCGGCCGCCGCAGAAGACATCGAGGCCATCGCGGCCGAACTGGGAGTCAACGCGTGA
- a CDS encoding ribonuclease J has product MTQSTELPPALPEGGLRVVALGGIGEIGRNMTVFEHAGRLLVVDCGVLFPEDDQPGVDLILPDFRAIEDRLDDIDAIVLTHGHEDHIGAVPFLLKLRPDVPVVGSRFTLALLAAKCKEHRQNPRLVEVKEGERRSYGPFELEFFAVNHSIPDALAVAIRTAAGLVLHTGDIKLDQLPLDGRLTDLAGFSRLGDEGVDLFLVDSTNAEVPGFVVPEREIGPVLENVIRKADQRVIVACFASHVHRVQQVLDVAVQYKRKVAFVGRSMVRNMGIASELGFLKVPDGLFVDLDVAMRMDENEVLFVSTGSQGEPLSALSRMARGEHRQISIREGDTVILASSLIPGNENAVFNVVNGLAKLGATVVHQGNAKVHVSGHSPAGELLFLYNAVRPSNVMPVHGEWRHLRANAALAVATGVAEDHVVIAEDGVVVDLIDGKAAVSGRVVVGHVYVDGLSVGDVGESTLSDRLVLGEGGFISISVAIDTATGRPVTAPTISGRGFSDDPKALDQVVPLVEMELARTEAEGITDTHRVAQAVRRVVGRWVAETYRRRPMIVPTVIPV; this is encoded by the coding sequence GTGACCCAATCGACCGAACTGCCGCCCGCACTGCCGGAAGGCGGCCTCCGCGTCGTCGCTCTCGGCGGAATTGGCGAGATCGGCCGCAACATGACCGTCTTCGAGCACGCCGGCCGGCTGCTCGTGGTCGACTGCGGCGTTCTGTTCCCCGAGGACGACCAGCCGGGCGTGGACCTGATCCTGCCCGACTTCCGCGCCATCGAAGATCGTCTCGACGACATCGATGCGATCGTCCTGACGCACGGCCACGAGGACCACATCGGTGCCGTGCCGTTCCTGCTGAAGCTGCGCCCCGACGTGCCCGTGGTCGGATCCCGCTTCACGCTGGCGCTGCTCGCCGCCAAGTGCAAGGAGCACCGCCAGAACCCCCGGCTGGTCGAGGTGAAGGAAGGCGAACGCCGCTCGTACGGGCCGTTCGAGCTGGAGTTCTTCGCCGTCAACCACTCGATCCCGGACGCGCTGGCCGTCGCCATCCGCACCGCCGCGGGCCTGGTGCTGCACACCGGCGACATCAAGCTCGACCAGCTGCCGCTCGACGGCCGCCTCACCGACCTGGCCGGTTTCTCCCGGCTCGGCGACGAGGGCGTGGACCTGTTCCTCGTCGACTCGACCAACGCCGAGGTGCCCGGCTTCGTGGTGCCCGAGCGAGAGATCGGCCCGGTGCTGGAGAACGTGATCCGCAAGGCCGACCAGCGGGTCATCGTCGCCTGCTTCGCCTCGCACGTGCACCGCGTCCAGCAGGTCCTCGACGTGGCCGTGCAGTACAAGCGCAAGGTCGCGTTCGTGGGCCGCTCGATGGTCCGCAACATGGGCATCGCGTCCGAGCTGGGCTTCCTGAAGGTGCCGGACGGGTTGTTCGTCGACCTCGACGTCGCGATGCGGATGGACGAGAACGAGGTCCTGTTCGTGTCGACGGGGTCGCAGGGCGAGCCGCTGTCGGCGTTGTCGCGCATGGCCCGAGGCGAGCACCGGCAGATCTCGATCCGCGAGGGCGACACGGTGATCCTCGCGTCGTCGCTGATCCCCGGCAACGAGAACGCGGTCTTCAACGTCGTCAATGGCCTGGCGAAGCTCGGCGCGACCGTCGTGCACCAGGGCAACGCCAAGGTCCACGTCTCCGGCCACTCGCCGGCCGGTGAGCTGCTGTTCCTCTACAACGCCGTGCGTCCGTCGAACGTGATGCCGGTGCACGGCGAGTGGCGGCACCTGCGCGCGAACGCGGCGCTGGCCGTGGCGACCGGTGTCGCCGAGGACCACGTCGTGATCGCCGAGGACGGTGTCGTCGTGGACCTCATCGACGGCAAGGCCGCTGTGTCCGGCCGTGTCGTCGTGGGTCACGTGTACGTCGACGGCCTGTCCGTGGGCGACGTCGGCGAGTCGACGCTGTCCGACCGCCTGGTGCTGGGCGAGGGCGGGTTCATCTCGATCTCGGTCGCCATCGACACCGCGACCGGCCGCCCGGTGACGGCGCCGACGATCTCCGGACGCGGCTTCTCCGACGACCCCAAGGCACTCGACCAGGTCGTGCCGCTGGTGGAGATGGAGCTGGCGCGCACCGAGGCCGAGGGCATCACCGACACGCACCGGGTCGCCCAGGCCGTGCGCCGCGTCGTCGGCCGCTGGGTCGCGGAGACCTACCGGCGCCGGCCGATGATCGTGCCGACGGTCATCCCCGTCTGA